A region of Streptomyces sp. NBC_01788 DNA encodes the following proteins:
- the nuoI gene encoding NADH-quinone oxidoreductase subunit NuoI: MAEEPKETKPGFLNPVAGFGVTFKAMFKKRLTEQYPEQQKTTAPRFHGRHQLNRHPDGLEKCVGCELCAWACPADAIYVEGADNTDEERYSPGERYGRVYQINYARCILCGLCIEACPTRALTMTNEFELADSSRANLIYTKEQLLAGLEEGMVDTPHAIYPGTDEQDYYRGLVTEAAPGTVRQVAVSKGEKPEEQGADA; this comes from the coding sequence GCGTGACCTTCAAGGCCATGTTCAAGAAGCGGCTGACCGAGCAGTACCCGGAGCAGCAGAAGACCACGGCTCCGCGCTTCCACGGACGGCACCAGCTCAACCGCCATCCGGACGGCCTGGAGAAGTGCGTCGGCTGCGAGCTGTGCGCCTGGGCCTGCCCCGCCGACGCCATCTATGTTGAGGGCGCCGACAACACCGACGAGGAGCGCTACTCGCCGGGCGAGCGGTACGGGCGCGTGTACCAGATCAACTACGCCCGCTGCATCCTGTGCGGCCTGTGCATCGAGGCGTGCCCCACGCGCGCGCTGACGATGACCAACGAGTTCGAACTTGCCGACTCCAGCCGCGCCAACCTCATCTACACCAAGGAGCAGCTGCTCGCCGGTCTCGAAGAGGGCATGGTCGACACACCGCACGCCATCTACCCGGGCACGGACGAGCAGGACTACTACCGGGGCCTGGTGACGGAGGCCGCGCCGGGCACGGTGCGTCAGGTCGCCGTCTCCAAGGGCGAGAAGCCAGAGGAGCAGGGGGCTGACGCATGA
- a CDS encoding NADH-quinone oxidoreductase subunit J: MSAQLAAYSTSTGEAFQFWVLGTVAVIGALCTVFMKRAVHSALCLAATMIVLAVFYLTNGAYFLGIVQIVVYTGAIMMLFLFVVMLVGVTAADSLKETIKGQRWLALLCGLGFGILLIAGISNASLKEFNGTGHANAGGNVEGLASLLFTRYVFAFELTGALLITATVGAMVLTHRERTERARTQRELAEQRVREGRHVPPLPAPGVYARHNAVDIAGLLPDGTPSELTVSKTLRERGQIRDVSAEALNDLKALEQRAAERLERTEIEPTAFKRPEEASK, encoded by the coding sequence ATGAGCGCGCAGCTCGCCGCCTACTCCACCTCCACCGGAGAGGCCTTCCAGTTCTGGGTACTCGGCACCGTCGCGGTGATCGGCGCCCTGTGCACCGTCTTCATGAAGAGGGCCGTGCACAGCGCGCTGTGCCTGGCGGCCACCATGATCGTCCTGGCGGTGTTCTACCTCACCAACGGCGCCTACTTCCTGGGCATCGTGCAGATCGTCGTCTACACCGGCGCGATCATGATGCTGTTCCTGTTCGTGGTGATGCTTGTCGGCGTGACCGCCGCGGACTCCCTGAAGGAGACCATCAAGGGCCAGCGCTGGCTGGCCCTGTTGTGTGGGCTCGGCTTCGGCATCCTGCTGATCGCGGGCATCTCCAACGCCTCCCTGAAGGAGTTCAACGGCACCGGCCACGCCAACGCGGGCGGTAACGTGGAGGGCCTGGCCTCCCTCCTCTTCACTCGTTACGTCTTCGCCTTCGAACTCACCGGCGCGCTGCTGATCACGGCCACGGTCGGCGCCATGGTGCTCACCCACCGGGAGCGCACCGAGCGGGCCAGGACCCAGCGCGAGCTGGCCGAGCAGCGCGTGCGCGAGGGACGGCACGTGCCGCCGCTGCCGGCGCCCGGCGTGTACGCCCGGCACAACGCCGTGGACATCGCCGGGCTGCTGCCCGACGGCACCCCGTCCGAGCTCACCGTCAGCAAGACGCTGCGCGAGCGCGGGCAGATCCGCGACGTATCGGCCGAGGCGCTCAACGACCTCAAGGCCCTGGAGCAGCGCGCCGCGGAACGCCTGGAGCGTACCGAGATCGAGCCGACGGCCTTCAAGCGGCCCGAGGAGGCGTCGAAGTGA
- the nuoK gene encoding NADH-quinone oxidoreductase subunit NuoK, protein MNPVNYLYLAALLFTIGATGVLIRRNAIVVFMCIELMLNACNLALVTFSRMHGNLDGQIIAFFTMVVAAAEVVVGLAIIVSVFRSRHSASVDDASLMKL, encoded by the coding sequence GTGAACCCTGTGAACTACCTCTACCTCGCCGCCCTGCTGTTCACGATCGGCGCCACCGGTGTGCTGATCCGGCGCAACGCCATCGTGGTCTTCATGTGCATCGAGTTGATGCTGAACGCCTGCAACCTCGCGCTCGTCACCTTCTCCCGGATGCACGGCAACCTCGACGGCCAGATCATCGCGTTCTTCACGATGGTCGTCGCCGCAGCGGAGGTCGTGGTCGGGCTCGCGATCATCGTGTCGGTGTTCCGTTCCCGCCACTCGGCCTCGGTCGACGACGCCAGCCTGATGAAGCTGTAA
- the nuoL gene encoding NADH-quinone oxidoreductase subunit L, whose translation MENLIALLIAAPLLGAAVLLVGGRRLDAVGHWLGTLLAAVSFVIGLVLFADLLGRSADQRTLTQHLFSWIPVSGFQADITFRLDQLSMTFVLLITGVGSLIHLYSVAYMEHDERRRRFFGYLNLFLAAMLLLVLADNYLLLYVGWEGVGLASYLLIGFWQHKPSAATAAKKAFLVNRVGDMGLSIAIMLMFATFGTFAFGPLLGTHAEPGLVGGATEGKLTAIALMLLLAACGKSAQVPLQSWLGDAMEGPTPVSALIHAATMVTAGVYLIVRSAAIFNAAPNAQLVVTVVGAVTLLFGAIVGCAKDDIKKALAGSTMSQIGYMVLAAGLGPIGYVFAIMHLVTHGFFKAGLFLGAGSVMHGMNDEVDMRKYGGLRSYMPVTFITFGLGYLAIIGFPGLSGFFSKDKIIEAAFAKGGTEGWILGGAALLGAAITAFYMTRVMLMTFFGEKRWQPDENGNEPHPHESPKAMTIPMIVLAVGSVLGGAFFSIGDRFLHWLEPVTGHSEGNSPLSAWTVTGATMVCLVIGVAIAWAQYGRKPVPVVAPRGSLLTRAARRDLLQDDFNHVVLVRGGEHLTRSLVYVDHTLVDGVVNGTAASVGGLSGRMRRLQNGFARSYAVSMFGGAALLVAATLLMRAV comes from the coding sequence GTGGAGAACCTGATTGCGCTGCTGATCGCGGCGCCCCTGCTCGGAGCGGCCGTCCTCCTGGTCGGCGGCCGGCGGCTCGACGCCGTCGGCCACTGGCTCGGCACCCTGCTCGCGGCCGTCTCCTTCGTGATCGGCCTGGTCCTCTTCGCCGACCTGCTCGGCCGGAGCGCGGACCAGCGGACCCTGACCCAGCACCTGTTCAGCTGGATCCCGGTGTCCGGCTTCCAGGCGGACATCACGTTCCGGCTCGACCAGCTGTCGATGACGTTCGTCCTGCTGATCACCGGCGTCGGCTCGCTGATCCACCTGTACTCGGTCGCGTACATGGAGCACGACGAGCGGCGCCGCCGCTTCTTCGGCTACCTCAACCTGTTCCTCGCGGCGATGCTGCTGCTCGTCCTCGCCGACAACTACCTGCTGCTGTACGTCGGCTGGGAGGGCGTCGGTCTCGCCTCCTACCTGCTGATCGGCTTCTGGCAGCACAAGCCCAGCGCGGCGACCGCGGCGAAGAAGGCCTTCCTGGTCAACCGGGTCGGCGACATGGGCCTGTCCATCGCGATCATGCTGATGTTCGCGACGTTCGGGACCTTCGCCTTCGGCCCGCTGCTCGGCACCCACGCCGAACCCGGTCTCGTGGGCGGCGCCACCGAGGGCAAGCTCACCGCCATCGCGCTGATGCTGCTGCTCGCCGCGTGCGGCAAGTCCGCCCAGGTGCCGCTGCAGTCCTGGCTCGGGGACGCGATGGAGGGCCCGACCCCGGTCTCGGCCCTCATCCACGCCGCGACGATGGTGACGGCGGGCGTCTACCTCATCGTCCGCTCCGCCGCGATCTTCAACGCGGCGCCGAACGCGCAGCTCGTGGTCACCGTCGTCGGCGCGGTCACGCTGCTGTTCGGTGCGATCGTCGGTTGCGCGAAGGACGACATCAAGAAGGCGCTGGCCGGCTCGACCATGTCGCAGATCGGCTACATGGTGCTGGCCGCGGGCCTCGGCCCCATCGGCTACGTCTTCGCGATCATGCACCTGGTGACGCACGGCTTCTTCAAGGCCGGGCTGTTCCTCGGCGCCGGTTCGGTCATGCACGGCATGAACGACGAGGTGGACATGCGCAAGTACGGCGGTCTGCGCTCGTACATGCCGGTCACTTTCATCACCTTCGGCCTCGGCTACCTCGCCATCATCGGCTTCCCGGGCCTGTCCGGCTTCTTCTCCAAGGACAAGATCATCGAGGCGGCCTTCGCCAAGGGCGGCACCGAGGGCTGGATCCTCGGCGGCGCGGCCCTGCTGGGCGCGGCCATCACGGCGTTCTACATGACGCGCGTGATGCTGATGACGTTCTTCGGCGAGAAGCGCTGGCAGCCCGACGAGAACGGCAACGAGCCGCACCCGCACGAGTCGCCGAAGGCCATGACGATCCCGATGATCGTGCTGGCCGTCGGGTCGGTCCTGGGCGGCGCGTTCTTCAGCATCGGCGACCGCTTCCTGCACTGGCTGGAGCCGGTCACCGGGCACAGCGAGGGCAACTCTCCGCTCAGCGCGTGGACCGTCACCGGCGCGACGATGGTGTGCCTGGTCATCGGCGTGGCCATCGCCTGGGCCCAGTACGGCCGCAAGCCGGTCCCGGTCGTCGCCCCGCGCGGGTCGCTGCTCACCCGGGCCGCCCGGCGGGACCTGCTCCAGGACGACTTCAACCACGTCGTCCTGGTCCGCGGCGGCGAGCACCTCACGCGGTCCCTGGTCTACGTCGACCACACCCTGGTCGACGGAGTCGTCAACGGCACGGCGGCCTCGGTCGGCGGCCTGTCCGGGAGGATGCGCCGCCTCCAGAACGGCTTCGCGCGCTCCTATGCGGTCTCGATGTTCGGCGGTGCGGCACTCCTGGTCGCCGCGACCCTGCTGATGAGGGCGGTCTGA
- a CDS encoding NADH-quinone oxidoreductase subunit M produces MSFPLLTATAVLPALGAVATAAVPAARRTAAKWLALVASLATLALAATVLVRFDPGGARYQLTESHSWIASFGVRYELGVDGIGVALVGLTALLIPFVILAGWHDADPLETGSRRWRPTQGFFALILAVEAMVIISFEATDVFLFYIFFEAMLIPMYFLIGGFGDRAHEHGEETASTQRSYAAVKFLLYNLTGGLIMLAAVIGLYAVAGSFSLSEIAQARAGGSLHMATSTERWLFLGFFFAFAVKAPLWPLHTWLPNAMQESTAPVAVLITAVVDKVGTFAMLRFCLQLFPEASKWATPAILVLALISIIYGALLAVGQRDIKRLIAYASISHFGFIIMGIFAMTSQGQSGATLYMVNHGLSTAVLMLIAGFLISRRGSRLISDYGGVQKVAPVLAGTFLIGGLATLSLPGLAPFVSEFLVLVGTFTRYPAIGIVATLGIVLAALYTLVLYQRTMTGPVKPEVSAMPDLRVRELVVVAPLVVLLIFLGVYPKPVTDIVNPAVKQTMSDVHKTDPKPAVEAAK; encoded by the coding sequence ATGTCCTTTCCTCTGCTGACAGCGACGGCGGTGCTCCCGGCCCTCGGGGCCGTCGCCACGGCGGCCGTGCCGGCCGCCCGGCGCACCGCCGCGAAGTGGCTCGCGCTGGTCGCCTCGCTGGCCACGCTCGCGCTGGCCGCCACCGTCCTGGTCCGCTTCGACCCGGGCGGCGCCCGTTACCAGCTCACCGAGTCCCACTCCTGGATCGCGTCGTTCGGCGTCAGGTACGAACTGGGCGTGGACGGCATCGGGGTGGCCCTGGTCGGGCTGACCGCCCTGCTCATCCCGTTCGTGATCCTGGCCGGCTGGCACGACGCCGACCCGCTGGAGACAGGAAGCCGCCGCTGGCGGCCGACACAGGGCTTCTTCGCGCTGATCCTGGCCGTCGAGGCGATGGTGATCATCTCCTTCGAGGCCACCGACGTCTTCCTCTTCTACATCTTCTTCGAAGCCATGCTGATCCCGATGTACTTCCTCATCGGCGGCTTCGGGGACCGTGCCCACGAGCACGGTGAGGAGACGGCGTCGACCCAGCGGTCGTACGCGGCGGTGAAGTTCCTCCTCTACAACCTCACCGGCGGTCTGATCATGCTGGCCGCGGTGATCGGGCTGTACGCGGTCGCCGGGAGCTTCTCGCTCTCCGAGATCGCGCAGGCGCGCGCCGGCGGCTCGCTGCACATGGCGACGAGCACCGAGCGGTGGCTGTTCCTCGGCTTCTTCTTCGCCTTCGCGGTGAAGGCGCCGCTGTGGCCGCTGCACACCTGGCTGCCCAACGCGATGCAGGAGTCCACCGCGCCGGTCGCCGTCCTCATCACCGCGGTCGTCGACAAGGTAGGCACCTTCGCGATGCTCCGCTTCTGCCTCCAGCTCTTCCCGGAGGCGAGCAAGTGGGCCACGCCGGCCATCCTCGTCCTCGCCCTGATCAGCATCATCTACGGGGCGCTGCTCGCCGTGGGCCAGCGGGACATCAAGCGCCTGATCGCGTACGCGTCGATCTCGCACTTCGGCTTCATCATCATGGGCATCTTCGCGATGACCAGCCAGGGCCAGTCCGGAGCGACGCTCTACATGGTCAACCACGGCCTGTCGACGGCCGTGCTGATGCTGATCGCCGGCTTCCTGATCTCCCGGCGCGGCTCCCGGCTCATCTCCGACTACGGCGGTGTGCAGAAGGTCGCCCCGGTGCTCGCAGGCACGTTCCTGATCGGTGGCCTCGCCACCCTGTCCCTGCCGGGACTCGCGCCCTTCGTGAGTGAGTTCCTCGTCCTGGTCGGCACGTTCACGCGCTACCCGGCGATCGGGATCGTCGCCACCCTCGGCATCGTGCTGGCCGCGCTGTACACGCTCGTCCTGTACCAGCGGACGATGACCGGTCCCGTGAAGCCGGAGGTCTCGGCGATGCCGGACCTGCGGGTGCGGGAACTGGTGGTCGTGGCCCCGCTGGTGGTGCTGCTGATCTTCCTGGGCGTCTATCCGAAGCCCGTCACGGACATCGTCAACCCGGCGGTCAAGCAGACCATGTCCGACGTACACAAGACCGACCCGAAGCCCGCAGTGGAGGCGGCCAAGTGA
- the nuoN gene encoding NADH-quinone oxidoreductase subunit NuoN, translated as MSGAAVHSLWTTAADPISKIEAPKIEYGQLSPTLIVVGAAIVGMLVEAFVPRKSRYYAQVFVSVVAFAAAFAAVVALAADGYGTTKSHIAAMGAIAVDGPSLFLQGTILLASLVALFTFAERRLDPEAHGNRVDSFAAQASAVPGGESEKAAVKAGFTTTEVFPLLLFAVAGMLVFPSANDLLTLFVALEVFSLPLYLLCALARRKRLMSQEAAVKYFLLGAFASAFTLFGIALLYGYAGSVSYASIAQVVEGNVPNLDPALAGTMGNDVLLLIGAAMVVMGLLFKVGAVPFHMWTPDVYQGAPTPVTGFMAAATKVAAFGALLRLLYVVLPGMRWDWRPVMWGVAIITMLGGAIVAITQTDIKRLLAYSSIAHAGFILAGVIATSKDGVSSVLFYLAAYSFVTIGAFAVVTLVRDAGGEATHLSKWAGLGRRSPLVAAVFAVFLLAFAGIPLTSGFAGKFAVFKAAAEGGAVPLVVIGVISSAIAAFFYIRVIVLMFFSDPHPEGPTVAVPSPLTMTAIGVGVAVTVVLGVAPQYFLDLANQAGVFAR; from the coding sequence GTGAGCGGAGCAGCCGTCCACAGCCTGTGGACAACCGCGGCCGACCCGATCTCGAAGATCGAGGCGCCGAAGATCGAATACGGGCAGTTGTCGCCCACCCTGATCGTCGTGGGCGCGGCGATCGTCGGAATGCTCGTCGAGGCGTTCGTCCCGCGCAAGTCGCGCTACTACGCGCAGGTGTTCGTCTCCGTCGTCGCGTTCGCCGCGGCGTTCGCCGCGGTCGTCGCGCTCGCGGCGGACGGGTACGGCACCACCAAGTCGCACATCGCGGCCATGGGGGCCATCGCCGTCGACGGGCCCTCGCTCTTCCTCCAGGGCACGATCCTGCTGGCGAGCCTGGTCGCCCTGTTCACCTTCGCCGAACGGCGACTGGACCCGGAGGCGCACGGCAACCGCGTCGACTCCTTCGCCGCGCAGGCGTCGGCCGTACCGGGCGGCGAGAGCGAGAAGGCCGCGGTCAAGGCCGGGTTCACCACCACCGAGGTCTTCCCGCTGCTGCTCTTCGCGGTCGCCGGCATGCTGGTGTTCCCCTCGGCCAACGACCTGCTGACCCTGTTCGTGGCCCTGGAGGTCTTCTCCCTGCCGCTGTACCTCCTGTGCGCGCTGGCCCGCCGCAAGCGGCTCATGTCGCAGGAGGCCGCGGTCAAGTACTTCCTGCTGGGCGCCTTCGCCTCCGCGTTCACCCTGTTCGGCATCGCGCTGCTGTACGGGTACGCGGGCTCGGTGTCCTACGCCAGCATCGCGCAGGTCGTCGAGGGCAACGTGCCGAACCTCGACCCGGCGCTCGCGGGCACCATGGGCAACGACGTGCTGCTGCTCATCGGCGCCGCGATGGTCGTGATGGGCCTGCTGTTCAAGGTGGGCGCCGTCCCGTTCCACATGTGGACGCCGGACGTCTACCAGGGCGCTCCGACCCCGGTCACCGGGTTCATGGCGGCGGCGACCAAGGTGGCGGCCTTCGGCGCGCTGCTGCGGCTGCTGTACGTCGTCCTGCCGGGGATGCGCTGGGACTGGCGGCCGGTCATGTGGGGGGTCGCGATCATCACCATGCTGGGCGGTGCGATCGTCGCGATCACGCAGACCGACATCAAGCGGCTGCTCGCGTACTCGTCGATCGCCCACGCGGGCTTCATCCTCGCCGGTGTCATCGCGACCTCGAAGGACGGCGTCTCGTCCGTCCTCTTCTACCTGGCCGCCTACTCCTTCGTGACGATCGGCGCGTTCGCCGTGGTCACGCTGGTGCGCGACGCGGGCGGCGAGGCGACCCACCTGTCCAAGTGGGCGGGTCTCGGCCGGCGTTCCCCGCTGGTGGCGGCCGTGTTCGCGGTGTTCCTGCTGGCCTTCGCGGGCATTCCGCTGACCTCCGGCTTCGCCGGGAAGTTCGCGGTGTTCAAGGCGGCGGCCGAGGGCGGCGCGGTGCCGCTGGTCGTGATCGGTGTGATCTCGTCGGCGATCGCGGCCTTCTTCTACATCCGCGTCATCGTGCTGATGTTCTTCAGCGACCCCCACCCGGAGGGCCCGACGGTGGCGGTTCCGTCCCCGCTCACGATGACCGCGATCGGCGTGGGCGTGGCGGTCACGGTGGTCCTGGGCGTGGCCCCCCAGTACTTCCTGGACCTGGCGAACCAGGCGGGAGTGTTCGCACGCTGA
- a CDS encoding Uma2 family endonuclease produces MEAPTNTAPKAAQLAWPVPPEGGWTADDLDRLPNLPAHTQLIDASLVLPCPQSVFHERTMSFFGRELGSAAPPELEALCRFTVDIDRQNRPETDVAVVRSDALSSDDQTRVPAMAVVLAVEVVDPDSVSRDRETKPLKYARAKIPYYWRVENENGRAAVHAFELEPTTGAYTSVGIFRERMKVDTPFSVDLDLTRIRTRHGGGR; encoded by the coding sequence GTGGAAGCCCCGACGAACACCGCGCCGAAGGCCGCCCAGCTCGCCTGGCCGGTGCCCCCCGAGGGCGGATGGACCGCTGACGACCTGGACCGCCTCCCGAACCTGCCGGCACACACGCAGTTGATCGACGCGAGTCTGGTCCTTCCGTGCCCGCAGTCGGTCTTTCACGAGCGCACGATGAGCTTCTTCGGCCGGGAGCTCGGCAGCGCCGCGCCGCCCGAGCTCGAGGCGCTCTGCAGGTTCACTGTCGACATCGACCGGCAGAACAGACCAGAAACGGACGTGGCCGTTGTCCGGAGCGACGCTCTGAGCAGTGACGATCAGACCCGCGTTCCCGCGATGGCTGTCGTACTGGCCGTCGAGGTCGTCGATCCGGACTCCGTCTCCCGGGACCGCGAGACCAAGCCGCTGAAGTACGCGCGGGCGAAGATCCCTTACTACTGGCGGGTCGAGAACGAGAACGGCCGCGCCGCTGTGCATGCCTTCGAGCTGGAACCGACGACCGGCGCCTACACCAGCGTGGGCATCTTCAGGGAGCGGATGAAGGTGGACACCCCGTTCTCCGTGGACCTGGACCTCACAAGGATCAGGACGCGCCACGGCGGGGGCCGGTAG
- the recQ gene encoding DNA helicase RecQ, with protein MGATGGVTEVSVTESEALATLRRVFGYEDFRGEQEAVVEHVVAGGDAVVLMPTGGGKSLCYQLPSLVRPGTGVVVSPLIALMQDQVDALRALGVRAGFMNSTQDFDERRMVEAEFLAGELDLLYLAPERLRLDVTLDLLSRGKISLFAIDEAHCVSQWGHDFRPDYLALSLLGERWPDVPRIALTATATHATHQEITQRLNMPQARHFVASFDRPNIQYRIVPKADAKKQLLAFLRQEHPGDAGIVYCLSRNSVEKTAEFLTRNGVEAVPYHAGLDAGTRAAHQSCFLRDDGLVVVATIAFGMGIDKPDVRFVAHLDLPKSVEGYYQETGRAGRDGQPSTAWMAYGLNDVVQQRKLIQSGEGDEAFRRRSQSHLDAMLALCETARCRRGQLLAYFGQEPGQAGCGNCDTCLTPPETWDGTVAAQKVLSTVVRLKRERGQKFGAGQIIDILLGKRTGKVIQFDHDQLSVFGIGDDLSEGEWRGVVRQLLAQGLLAVEGEYGTLVLTDPSASVLRGEREVPLRKEPKKPAAAPRGSGARDDRKPRAAAAELPEELLPAFEALRAWRAEQAREQGVPAYVIFHDATLREIVALRPTSVAQLGTVGGVGEKKLATYGEGVLAVLESLAGPSGDSTAGTGTAGSGTAGTGEPEPWEDLPEPEPDDWM; from the coding sequence ATGGGTGCGACGGGTGGTGTCACAGAGGTGTCGGTGACGGAGAGCGAGGCGCTGGCGACGCTGCGCCGGGTCTTCGGGTACGAGGACTTCCGGGGTGAGCAGGAAGCGGTCGTCGAGCATGTGGTGGCGGGCGGTGACGCCGTCGTGCTCATGCCCACCGGTGGCGGCAAGTCGCTGTGCTACCAGCTTCCGTCCCTGGTCAGACCCGGTACGGGCGTCGTGGTGTCGCCGCTCATCGCGCTGATGCAGGACCAGGTGGACGCGCTGCGGGCGCTGGGCGTGCGCGCCGGGTTCATGAACTCCACGCAGGACTTCGACGAGCGCCGGATGGTCGAGGCGGAGTTCCTGGCCGGCGAGCTCGACCTGCTCTACCTGGCACCGGAGCGGCTGCGCCTGGACGTCACGCTCGACCTGCTCTCCCGCGGCAAGATCTCCCTCTTCGCCATCGACGAGGCGCACTGCGTGTCCCAGTGGGGCCACGACTTCCGCCCCGACTACCTCGCGCTGTCCCTGCTGGGCGAGCGCTGGCCCGACGTGCCGCGGATCGCGCTCACCGCGACGGCCACCCACGCCACGCACCAGGAGATCACCCAGCGGCTGAACATGCCGCAGGCCCGGCACTTCGTAGCGAGCTTCGACCGGCCCAACATCCAGTACCGGATCGTGCCCAAGGCCGACGCCAAGAAGCAGCTGCTGGCCTTCCTGCGCCAGGAGCACCCGGGCGACGCGGGCATCGTGTACTGCCTGTCGCGCAATTCGGTGGAGAAGACGGCCGAGTTCCTCACCCGCAACGGCGTCGAGGCGGTGCCGTACCACGCGGGCCTGGACGCGGGCACCCGCGCGGCGCACCAGTCCTGCTTCCTGCGTGACGACGGCCTGGTCGTGGTCGCCACCATCGCCTTCGGCATGGGCATCGACAAGCCCGACGTCCGGTTCGTCGCCCACCTGGACCTGCCCAAGTCGGTGGAGGGCTACTACCAGGAGACGGGCCGCGCGGGCCGGGACGGCCAGCCGTCGACGGCCTGGATGGCCTACGGACTGAACGACGTCGTACAGCAGCGCAAGCTCATCCAGTCCGGTGAGGGCGACGAGGCGTTCCGCCGCCGCTCCCAGTCCCACCTGGACGCGATGCTCGCCCTGTGCGAGACGGCCCGGTGCCGCCGCGGCCAGCTCCTCGCCTACTTCGGCCAGGAGCCGGGCCAGGCCGGCTGCGGCAACTGCGACACCTGCCTGACCCCGCCCGAGACCTGGGACGGCACGGTCGCGGCCCAGAAGGTGCTGTCGACGGTGGTGCGGCTGAAGCGGGAGCGGGGACAGAAGTTCGGCGCGGGCCAGATCATCGACATCCTGCTCGGCAAGCGCACCGGCAAGGTGATCCAGTTCGACCACGACCAGCTGTCCGTGTTCGGCATCGGCGACGACCTTTCCGAGGGCGAATGGCGCGGTGTCGTACGGCAGTTGCTGGCGCAGGGGCTGCTCGCGGTCGAGGGCGAGTACGGCACGCTGGTGCTGACCGACCCCAGCGCGTCGGTGCTGCGCGGCGAGCGGGAGGTGCCGCTGCGCAAGGAGCCCAAGAAGCCGGCCGCCGCCCCGCGGGGTTCGGGTGCCCGGGACGACCGCAAGCCCAGGGCGGCGGCGGCCGAGCTGCCCGAGGAACTGCTGCCCGCCTTCGAGGCCCTGCGCGCCTGGCGCGCCGAACAGGCCCGTGAGCAGGGTGTCCCGGCGTACGTCATCTTCCACGACGCCACCCTCCGGGAGATCGTCGCGCTCCGGCCGACGTCCGTGGCACAGCTCGGCACGGTCGGCGGCGTCGGCGAGAAGAAACTGGCGACGTACGGGGAAGGCGTGCTCGCCGTACTGGAGTCGCTGGCCGGCCCGTCCGGCGACTCGACGGCCGGGACGGGGACGGCCGGATCAGGAACGGCCGGCACGGGTGAGCCGGAACCGTGGGAGGACCTGCCCGAGCCGGAACCGGACGACTGGATGTAG
- a CDS encoding M56 family metallopeptidase translates to MTACLLLLSAVALTLAVPVPRTLARAGWPEREPVVALWVWQCLVATVLLCCLAGLVLGTAAVFGTVHDQVFAPAPPAVTAAYDLSVAPVWAAGLTLLLAGGAAWTTAMLAREFVEARRRRGLARAHLRERAPDLPAGLPAARGPLLVLEDEYPDAWWMPGHPPQLVVTTGALHRLTGHQLDAVLAHERGHARAHHDWLLHLSTALAAGFPHIPLFTHFCEQNHRLVELAADDTASRRHGHLTTALALIELNQHRGVLSCASSNRLLSERVDRLLQPPPRLDRRRRALTTAVAALVPLLPLLITFAPGLTALG, encoded by the coding sequence ATGACTGCCTGCCTGCTCCTGCTGAGCGCCGTCGCCCTGACGCTCGCCGTGCCGGTCCCCCGCACACTGGCCCGGGCGGGATGGCCCGAACGGGAGCCCGTCGTCGCGCTGTGGGTGTGGCAGTGCCTGGTCGCCACCGTCCTGCTGTGCTGCCTCGCGGGGCTGGTGCTGGGCACCGCGGCCGTCTTCGGCACCGTTCACGACCAGGTCTTCGCCCCCGCGCCGCCGGCCGTGACGGCCGCCTACGACCTGTCGGTGGCGCCGGTCTGGGCCGCCGGCCTCACCCTGCTGCTGGCGGGCGGCGCCGCCTGGACCACCGCGATGCTCGCCCGCGAGTTCGTCGAGGCCCGCCGCCGGCGCGGCCTCGCCCGCGCGCACCTGCGCGAACGCGCCCCCGATCTGCCCGCGGGCCTCCCGGCGGCCCGCGGACCGCTGCTGGTGCTGGAGGACGAGTACCCCGACGCCTGGTGGATGCCCGGTCACCCGCCCCAGCTCGTCGTCACCACCGGCGCCCTGCACCGGCTCACCGGCCACCAGCTCGACGCCGTCCTCGCTCATGAGCGGGGCCATGCCCGCGCCCACCACGACTGGCTGCTGCATCTGTCGACCGCGCTGGCGGCCGGCTTCCCGCACATCCCGCTGTTCACGCACTTCTGCGAGCAGAACCACCGCCTGGTCGAACTGGCCGCCGACGACACGGCCTCCCGCCGCCACGGCCACCTCACCACGGCCCTCGCGCTGATCGAGCTCAACCAGCACCGCGGGGTGCTGTCCTGCGCGTCCAGCAACCGGCTGCTGAGCGAGCGGGTGGACCGCCTGCTGCAGCCTCCGCCGCGGCTGGACCGCAGGCGCCGGGCACTGACCACGGCGGTGGCGGCCCTGGTGCCCCTGCTCCCGCTCCTGATCACGTTCGCCCCGGGCCTGACGGCACTGGGCTGA